In the Flavobacterium pallidum genome, one interval contains:
- a CDS encoding enoyl-CoA hydratase/isomerase family protein, protein MDAYVKSNIENNIATIEFFHPEQNSLPGNILAQLAETITKTGNDDNVKVIILKSGGDRTFCAGASFKELININDAATGKVFFSGFAKVINAMRKCPKFIIGRIQGKTVGGGVGIAASTDYCFATKFAAIKLSELNVGIGPFVVSPAIERKMGVSAMSQIAIDANTFYEAEWARSKGLFAEVSESIEEMDSKVEAFAKHLCTYNPEAMTEMKKIFWKGTDDWDHLLAERAAISGRLVLSDFTKKTLEKFK, encoded by the coding sequence ATGGACGCATACGTAAAATCAAACATCGAAAACAACATCGCGACGATTGAATTCTTCCATCCGGAGCAGAATTCACTGCCGGGAAATATTCTTGCGCAATTAGCGGAAACGATTACAAAGACAGGAAATGACGACAATGTAAAAGTCATCATCCTTAAAAGCGGTGGCGACCGCACGTTTTGTGCCGGAGCGAGCTTCAAGGAATTGATTAATATTAATGATGCGGCAACAGGAAAAGTATTTTTCTCAGGTTTCGCCAAAGTCATCAACGCGATGCGCAAATGCCCGAAATTCATCATTGGAAGGATTCAGGGGAAAACTGTCGGTGGCGGCGTAGGGATAGCAGCATCGACGGATTATTGCTTTGCGACGAAATTCGCTGCAATAAAATTAAGTGAGCTCAATGTCGGTATCGGACCATTTGTGGTTTCACCGGCCATTGAAAGGAAAATGGGTGTTTCTGCGATGTCACAAATCGCAATCGACGCAAACACTTTTTACGAAGCGGAATGGGCGAGAAGCAAAGGATTGTTTGCCGAAGTTTCCGAATCGATTGAGGAAATGGATTCAAAAGTGGAAGCATTTGCCAAACATTTATGTACTTACAATCCCGAAGCCATGACTGAAATGAAAAAGATTTTCTGGAAAGGAACAGACGATTGGGACCATCTTTTAGCCGAACGTGCTGCGATTAGCGGACGATTGGTGTTGAGTGATTTTACGAAGAAAACACTGGAGAAATTTAAATAG
- the paaZ gene encoding phenylacetic acid degradation bifunctional protein PaaZ, protein MSKLQNYVNGHWTAGQGEGAPLFDSVTGEIITHASTEGLNFEEILHYGRTTGGAKLRKMTFQERGNMLKKLALYLTKKKELFYEISYRTGATRVDSWIDIEGGFGNLFANASLRKLFPNQPYDVEGDPIDLSRGGRFMAHHILVPKPGVAVHINAFNFPIWGMLEKCAVNWMAGMPAVVKPATSTSYLTEAVVKEIIASGILPEGALQLICGSAHNILDFVESQDVVTFTGSADTGRKLKSNPKIISEAVPFNMEADSLNCSVLGEDAIPGTPEFDLFVNQVRSEMTVKCGQKCTAIRRIIVPENLMEDVQIALGKALDKVTIGNPRLKEVRMGSLVSNDQVNEVKMRTREIAKTASIVYGDYDKIATVGADVSKGAFISPMLLREDHPFKNITAHETEAFGPVATLMPYKNIEEAVELAKLGKGSLVSSIVTNSDTIAKDYVVNAASHHGRILVLNRENAKQSTGHGSPLPQLVHGGPGRAGGGEEMGGIRGVKHYMQRCAIQGSPTTLTEITGIYQPNAAYKEAPEHPFKYYWDDIEPGMSLKTHKRTVTDTDIINFANLTWDHFYAHTDITSLKGSIFEKRTAHGYFILAAAAGLFVWPNKGPVAANYGLEECRFLRPIYHNDTMYVRLTCKQKVERDSRGEELPSGIVKWFVEVFDQNDELTAIATILTMVQKKSPFPEINRKNIDEYLTKLTVNHKANWGTMTPQHMVEHMEQQYRFASSQKGDFEIATPAEHLDKYRETIFNHRPMPQGHKHPLMKAEGNEDLEHADLPTAKMKLLEAMDAYELYFKENPEARTKNVVFGMMDKFEWDLLANKHFDHHFKQFGIL, encoded by the coding sequence ATGAGTAAATTACAAAACTATGTAAACGGGCACTGGACAGCAGGGCAGGGCGAAGGCGCACCTTTATTCGATTCGGTTACTGGGGAAATTATTACGCATGCTTCCACAGAAGGCTTGAACTTCGAAGAAATCCTGCATTACGGAAGGACAACGGGCGGCGCTAAACTGCGCAAAATGACCTTCCAGGAACGTGGCAATATGCTGAAGAAACTGGCCTTGTACCTTACGAAGAAAAAAGAGCTGTTCTACGAAATCAGTTACCGTACCGGTGCTACACGTGTAGACAGCTGGATTGATATCGAAGGCGGTTTCGGAAATTTGTTTGCCAATGCATCGCTGCGTAAATTGTTCCCAAACCAACCTTATGATGTGGAAGGCGACCCAATCGATTTGTCACGAGGCGGCCGATTTATGGCACATCACATCCTGGTTCCGAAACCTGGCGTTGCCGTGCACATCAATGCGTTCAATTTCCCAATCTGGGGCATGCTCGAAAAATGTGCCGTAAACTGGATGGCAGGAATGCCTGCCGTCGTGAAGCCGGCAACATCGACTTCATACCTTACGGAAGCAGTTGTAAAAGAGATTATCGCATCAGGAATTTTGCCTGAAGGTGCATTGCAGTTGATCTGCGGAAGCGCACATAATATACTCGACTTCGTTGAATCTCAGGATGTGGTTACATTCACAGGTTCTGCCGATACCGGGCGCAAGCTGAAATCAAATCCTAAAATCATCAGCGAAGCCGTTCCTTTTAATATGGAAGCGGATTCCCTGAACTGTTCTGTTTTGGGCGAAGATGCCATTCCCGGAACACCTGAATTTGATTTGTTCGTAAACCAGGTACGTTCAGAAATGACCGTAAAATGTGGTCAGAAATGTACCGCAATCCGTCGTATCATCGTTCCTGAAAATCTCATGGAAGATGTACAGATTGCCTTAGGAAAAGCTTTGGATAAAGTGACTATCGGTAATCCGAGATTGAAAGAAGTCCGTATGGGTTCGCTTGTCAGCAATGATCAGGTCAATGAAGTGAAAATGCGCACGAGAGAAATCGCGAAAACGGCTTCGATCGTTTATGGCGATTATGATAAGATTGCTACGGTGGGTGCCGATGTCTCAAAAGGCGCATTCATCAGTCCGATGCTTTTAAGGGAAGACCATCCGTTTAAAAATATAACCGCTCATGAAACCGAAGCTTTCGGTCCGGTAGCAACTTTAATGCCATACAAAAATATCGAGGAAGCGGTTGAATTGGCGAAACTGGGCAAAGGTTCCTTGGTTTCTTCGATTGTGACCAATTCAGATACAATTGCCAAAGACTATGTTGTCAATGCAGCATCCCATCACGGAAGGATTTTGGTGTTGAACCGCGAAAACGCCAAACAAAGTACTGGTCACGGTTCCCCATTGCCACAATTGGTACATGGCGGTCCGGGAAGGGCAGGCGGAGGAGAGGAAATGGGCGGTATCCGCGGTGTAAAGCATTATATGCAGCGTTGCGCAATACAGGGTTCACCAACGACTTTGACGGAAATCACAGGAATTTACCAGCCGAATGCTGCTTATAAAGAAGCACCGGAGCATCCGTTTAAATATTACTGGGACGATATCGAGCCGGGCATGTCGCTGAAAACGCACAAGCGCACGGTTACTGATACGGACATCATCAATTTTGCAAACCTGACCTGGGATCATTTTTATGCCCATACTGATATCACTTCGCTGAAAGGAAGTATTTTCGAGAAGCGTACCGCACACGGTTATTTTATTTTGGCCGCCGCTGCAGGGCTTTTCGTATGGCCGAACAAAGGTCCGGTTGCTGCGAATTACGGCCTTGAAGAATGCCGTTTCCTGCGGCCGATTTACCATAATGATACTATGTATGTGCGCCTGACATGCAAACAGAAAGTGGAGCGCGACAGCCGAGGCGAGGAATTGCCTTCCGGAATCGTGAAATGGTTCGTAGAGGTTTTTGACCAGAATGATGAGCTTACCGCAATTGCGACCATCCTTACGATGGTACAGAAAAAGTCGCCTTTCCCGGAAATCAACAGGAAAAATATCGATGAGTATCTGACGAAACTTACCGTAAATCATAAAGCGAACTGGGGCACGATGACACCACAGCACATGGTAGAACACATGGAGCAGCAATACCGTTTTGCGTCAAGCCAGAAAGGTGATTTTGAAATCGCTACCCCGGCGGAGCATCTGGATAAATACCGTGAAACAATATTTAACCACAGGCCAATGCCACAGGGACATAAGCATCCGCTGATGAAAGCAGAAGGCAATGAAGATTTAGAACATGCAGATTTGCCAACGGCGAAAATGAAATTACTCGAAGCCATGGACGCTTACGAACTATACTTCAAGGAAAACCCTGAAGCACGTACTAAAAATGTAGTGTTTGGGATGATGGATAAATTCGAATGGGATTTATTGGCTAATAAGCATTTTGACCATCATTTTAAGCAGTTTGGAATATTATAA
- a CDS encoding acyltransferase — translation MIYEFKGFIPVIHESSFIHPQAAVTGNVIIGKDVYVGPGAAIRGDWGGIVIEDGCNVQENCTIHMFPGKSITLKKGAHIGHGAIIHGANIGANCLVGMNAVIMDDAELGDECIVGALTFIKAEMKIPNRKMVVGNPAVIVKDISDEMIAWKTKGTQLYQQLPAALYETLKAVEPLREIPKDRPVQETNYMTLEEFRKK, via the coding sequence ATGATATACGAATTCAAAGGCTTTATCCCCGTCATCCACGAAAGCAGCTTCATCCATCCGCAGGCTGCGGTTACCGGCAACGTGATTATCGGTAAGGATGTATATGTTGGACCCGGCGCAGCAATTCGCGGTGACTGGGGCGGGATTGTGATTGAAGATGGCTGTAATGTACAGGAAAATTGTACGATACACATGTTTCCGGGAAAGAGCATTACTTTGAAGAAAGGAGCGCATATCGGGCATGGGGCGATTATCCATGGGGCTAATATCGGAGCAAATTGCCTTGTAGGAATGAATGCCGTAATCATGGATGACGCCGAGTTGGGTGATGAATGCATCGTTGGGGCCTTAACCTTCATCAAAGCCGAAATGAAAATCCCGAACCGCAAAATGGTCGTTGGGAATCCGGCTGTGATTGTAAAGGACATCAGCGACGAAATGATTGCCTGGAAAACCAAAGGCACGCAGTTGTACCAGCAATTGCCGGCAGCACTATACGAAACCCTGAAAGCAGTCGAACCTTTACGGGAAATCCCGAAAGACAGGCCAGTTCAGGAAACGAATTACATGACGTTAGAGGAGTTTAGGAAGAAGTAA
- a CDS encoding dihydrolipoamide acetyltransferase family protein codes for MGESISEATIINWLKNVGDPVDAEETILEVATDKVDSDVPSPVSGVITEIRFGKDDVVKVGEVLALIDADGNVAGKKITIGKTEEVKQAAKPLPNDTKKEEVKLQARSNPDAFLSPLIISIAQKENLSLEEVQSIPGSGADGRIQKSDVFNYLKNRKYPLKSTPQNAAPSTLYPAPKINYVEGKDRIVEMDRMRRMIADHMVYSKQTSPHVTSYIEVDVTNLVGWRNKNKDVFAEKHNQKLTFTPIFVDAVAKAIVDYPMINVSVDGKNIIVHSDINIGMATALPNGNLIVPVVKNANEKNLPELAATVNHLAESSRNNELKPDEVQGSTFTISNVGTFGSLMGTPIINQPEVAILALGIIKKRPEVITTEKGDEIAIRSMMYLSLSFDHRVVDGFLGGSFLRKVGDYLEQFDINTAI; via the coding sequence ATGGGCGAAAGTATTTCCGAAGCGACCATTATCAACTGGCTGAAAAATGTCGGGGATCCTGTCGATGCAGAAGAAACGATTTTGGAAGTGGCCACAGATAAGGTTGACAGCGATGTGCCGTCGCCGGTTTCAGGTGTGATTACTGAAATACGTTTCGGGAAAGATGATGTGGTGAAAGTAGGAGAGGTGCTGGCGCTAATCGACGCAGATGGAAATGTCGCGGGCAAAAAAATAACGATTGGAAAAACAGAGGAAGTAAAACAGGCAGCAAAACCACTGCCGAATGATACCAAAAAGGAGGAAGTGAAATTACAGGCCAGGAGCAATCCCGACGCGTTCCTTTCCCCATTAATCATCAGTATTGCACAAAAAGAAAACCTGTCATTAGAGGAAGTACAAAGCATTCCCGGTTCTGGTGCAGATGGAAGGATTCAGAAAAGCGATGTTTTCAACTACCTGAAGAACAGGAAGTATCCTTTAAAAAGCACGCCGCAAAACGCTGCACCCTCAACCCTGTACCCTGCACCAAAAATCAACTATGTAGAAGGCAAAGATCGCATCGTCGAAATGGACCGTATGCGCAGGATGATTGCCGATCACATGGTGTATTCGAAACAGACATCACCGCACGTGACTTCATACATTGAAGTGGATGTGACGAATCTCGTCGGATGGCGTAATAAGAATAAAGATGTTTTTGCTGAAAAGCACAACCAGAAATTGACGTTCACACCCATTTTTGTTGATGCTGTTGCCAAAGCGATTGTGGATTATCCAATGATTAATGTATCAGTGGATGGCAAGAACATTATTGTTCACAGCGATATTAATATCGGAATGGCGACGGCTTTACCAAACGGAAACCTGATTGTCCCGGTCGTTAAAAACGCCAATGAAAAGAATTTGCCTGAATTGGCTGCCACAGTAAATCATTTGGCCGAAAGTTCACGCAACAATGAATTAAAACCCGATGAGGTTCAGGGAAGCACGTTTACGATTTCCAATGTTGGGACATTTGGAAGCTTAATGGGCACACCGATTATCAACCAACCTGAAGTTGCGATTTTGGCTTTGGGAATCATCAAGAAACGCCCGGAAGTGATTACGACTGAAAAAGGAGATGAGATTGCGATTCGTAGCATGATGTACTTATCGCTGTCGTTTGACCATCGCGTTGTGGACGGATTTTTAGGAGGATCGTTCCTGCGAAAAGTAGGCGATTACCTCGAACAATTTGATATCAATACGGCAATCTGA
- a CDS encoding urocanate hydratase produces the protein MTFKEQIKEGIPTILPQPKPYEPNINHAPKRKEILSADEKKLAVRNALRYFNPKDHAVLAKEFLEELNTYGRIYMYRLRPDYKMYARPIDEYPGKCEQAKAIMLMIQNNLDYAVAQHPHELITYGGNGAVFQNWAQYLLTMKYLSEMTEEQTLTIYSGHPMGLFPSHRDAPRVVVTNGMMIPNYSKPDDWEKFNALGVTQYGQMTAGSYMYIGPQGIVHGTTITVLNAGRKIAKNKESLAGKLFVTSGLGGMSGAQPKAGNIAGCITVCAEVNPKAVETRHSQGWVDEVITDLNELVNRVNSAKAKKETVSIAYLGNVVDVWEKFDTENLYIDLGSDQTSLHNPWAGGYYPVGVDFEEAKNMMADNPELFKEKVQETLRRHAAAVNKHTAKGTYFFDYGNAFLLESSRAGADVFALSGIDFKYPSYVQDILGPMCFDYGFGPFRWVCTSGKPEDLQKTDDIACKVLEEMAEYAPAEIQQQMQDNIQWIKGAQQNKLVVGSQARILYADAEGRIKIAQAFNDAIKKEEIGYVVLGRDHHDVSGTDSPYRETSNIYDGSRFTADMAIQNVIGDSFRGATWVSIHNGGGVGWGEVINGGFGMVLDGSKDAARRLESMLFWDVNNGISRRSWARNDEAIFAIKRAMETQPLLQVTIPNKVDDAILDF, from the coding sequence ATGACTTTCAAAGAACAAATAAAAGAAGGAATTCCAACCATCTTACCACAACCGAAACCATACGAACCCAATATCAATCACGCACCTAAAAGAAAGGAAATTCTTTCTGCAGATGAAAAAAAACTCGCTGTCAGGAATGCGTTACGTTATTTCAACCCAAAAGACCACGCCGTTTTGGCAAAAGAATTCCTTGAAGAACTGAATACTTACGGACGTATTTACATGTACCGCCTTCGTCCTGACTATAAAATGTATGCACGCCCGATTGATGAATATCCGGGCAAATGTGAACAGGCAAAAGCCATTATGCTCATGATCCAGAACAACCTGGACTATGCCGTGGCACAGCATCCGCATGAACTGATTACCTATGGCGGGAATGGTGCCGTGTTCCAGAACTGGGCGCAATACCTGCTTACGATGAAATACCTGTCGGAAATGACAGAAGAACAAACGCTCACCATATATTCCGGGCACCCGATGGGATTATTTCCGTCACATCGCGATGCGCCAAGGGTCGTTGTCACAAACGGCATGATGATCCCGAATTATTCCAAACCGGATGACTGGGAAAAATTCAACGCGCTTGGTGTTACCCAATACGGACAAATGACCGCAGGAAGTTATATGTACATTGGGCCACAGGGAATTGTTCATGGCACAACAATTACGGTTTTAAACGCAGGAAGGAAAATTGCAAAAAACAAGGAAAGTCTCGCGGGGAAATTATTCGTCACTTCCGGATTGGGCGGCATGAGCGGCGCGCAGCCTAAGGCAGGAAATATCGCCGGTTGTATTACCGTTTGTGCAGAAGTAAACCCGAAAGCGGTAGAAACACGCCATTCACAAGGTTGGGTTGACGAAGTGATTACTGATCTGAACGAATTGGTAAACCGCGTCAATTCGGCGAAAGCCAAAAAAGAAACCGTTTCCATTGCCTATCTTGGTAATGTGGTCGATGTATGGGAAAAATTTGATACAGAAAACTTATACATTGATTTGGGAAGTGACCAGACTTCACTTCATAATCCATGGGCAGGCGGATATTATCCTGTTGGCGTAGATTTTGAAGAAGCCAAAAACATGATGGCAGACAATCCCGAATTGTTTAAGGAAAAAGTACAGGAAACCTTAAGAAGACATGCCGCAGCGGTAAATAAACATACTGCTAAAGGCACTTATTTCTTTGATTACGGAAACGCCTTCCTTTTGGAAAGTTCACGTGCAGGTGCCGATGTTTTTGCTTTGAGTGGCATTGATTTCAAATACCCGAGCTACGTTCAGGATATTTTAGGCCCGATGTGTTTTGATTATGGATTCGGGCCATTCCGCTGGGTCTGTACTTCAGGAAAACCCGAAGATTTACAGAAAACGGATGATATTGCATGTAAAGTATTGGAAGAGATGGCTGAATACGCCCCTGCCGAAATCCAACAGCAGATGCAGGACAACATCCAATGGATTAAAGGGGCACAGCAAAACAAACTGGTTGTAGGCTCACAGGCCCGTATCCTTTATGCAGATGCCGAAGGCCGCATCAAAATCGCTCAGGCATTTAATGACGCTATAAAAAAAGAAGAAATCGGTTATGTCGTTTTGGGCCGCGACCATCATGACGTTTCCGGAACGGATTCACCTTACCGTGAAACTTCGAACATCTATGACGGTTCGCGTTTTACAGCAGATATGGCAATACAGAATGTCATCGGGGACAGTTTCCGTGGTGCGACCTGGGTTTCCATCCACAATGGTGGCGGAGTCGGCTGGGGCGAAGTAATCAATGGTGGATTTGGCATGGTTCTTGACGGTTCCAAAGACGCTGCGCGCAGATTGGAATCCATGTTGTTCTGGGATGTCAATAACGGTATTTCAAGACGCAGCTGGGCGCGTAATGACGAAGCGATTTTTGCCATAAAAAGGGCGATGGAAACGCAACCTTTACTACAGGTAACCATCCCTAATAAGGTCGATGACGCAATTCTCGATTTTTAA
- a CDS encoding branched-chain amino acid aminotransferase, which translates to MAYNIKETRATASRINEVDINNIVMGHAFTDHMFICDYEDGQWKNPRIEPMHEIPTHPAAMALHYGQAIFEGMKTTLGKDGSPLLFRPDENAKRLNFSADRMGMPLFPEDLFIEGLKRFMAIEHNWIPTSEGSALYLRPFMYADEAFIGMRAATKYKFIIFASPAGPFFSKPIKLWAETKFIRAANGGTGEAKAAGNYAAAIRPTEIARTKGYDQVLWLDARDFEYVQEVGTMNFFLKIDGKWITPNLGGSILAGITRMSVIDLLRDKGFEVSERPITMQEIVAAFENGTLEEAFGAGTAVGIAMVEEIGYKDMKIKFPAENPVSEEVKQTLEKIKHQEIEDKFGWIVPVELDASVDA; encoded by the coding sequence ATGGCTTACAATATTAAAGAAACAAGAGCAACGGCTTCAAGGATTAATGAAGTGGATATCAACAACATCGTAATGGGGCATGCCTTTACAGATCACATGTTCATCTGCGATTATGAAGATGGCCAATGGAAAAATCCACGTATCGAACCGATGCACGAAATTCCGACGCATCCTGCCGCTATGGCATTGCATTACGGACAGGCAATTTTTGAGGGAATGAAAACCACTTTAGGAAAAGACGGATCTCCATTGTTGTTCCGTCCCGATGAAAATGCAAAGCGATTGAACTTCAGTGCGGACCGTATGGGAATGCCATTGTTTCCTGAAGATTTATTCATAGAAGGATTGAAAAGGTTCATGGCAATAGAACACAATTGGATTCCGACGAGTGAAGGAAGCGCGTTGTACCTGCGTCCGTTCATGTATGCTGATGAAGCATTTATCGGAATGCGTGCCGCGACAAAATACAAGTTCATCATTTTTGCATCACCGGCTGGGCCGTTCTTCAGTAAGCCAATAAAATTGTGGGCTGAAACCAAATTTATTCGTGCCGCAAATGGCGGTACAGGAGAAGCCAAAGCTGCTGGAAATTACGCTGCTGCGATTCGCCCGACGGAAATAGCCAGAACTAAAGGCTACGACCAGGTATTGTGGCTTGATGCACGCGATTTCGAATATGTACAGGAAGTAGGGACGATGAATTTCTTCCTGAAGATTGACGGAAAATGGATTACACCGAATCTCGGAGGTTCTATACTTGCAGGGATTACAAGAATGAGCGTAATTGATTTATTGCGTGACAAAGGATTTGAAGTGTCCGAAAGACCAATTACGATGCAGGAAATTGTCGCCGCTTTTGAAAATGGTACACTCGAAGAAGCTTTCGGAGCCGGAACTGCCGTTGGCATTGCGATGGTGGAGGAAATCGGATATAAGGATATGAAGATTAAATTCCCGGCTGAAAATCCGGTTTCAGAGGAGGTGAAGCAGACCCTGGAAAAAATCAAGCATCAGGAAATCGAGGATAAGTTCGGGTGGATTGTTCCGGTTGAATTAGATGCGTCAGTTGATGCGTAA
- a CDS encoding DUF4136 domain-containing protein, whose translation MKMIRIIPLLFIAVMASCSSVRVASDYDKTVDYSRFKTFAFHKQGVDKVEISDLDKKRILHAIEDQMASKGLTKSENPDLVVNIFTKARQEVNVNQFYSGWGYGWGWGWNPWGFNNSYVTTNTEGTLFIDLIDAKKKELVWQGEGSGYLTKNPEAKDARIKEFVTKILEQYPPANK comes from the coding sequence ATGAAAATGATCAGAATTATTCCGTTGTTATTCATTGCCGTTATGGCGTCCTGTTCCTCAGTACGTGTGGCAAGCGATTATGACAAAACCGTTGACTATTCCCGCTTTAAAACCTTTGCGTTCCATAAGCAGGGTGTCGATAAAGTAGAAATCTCAGACCTTGATAAGAAAAGAATCCTGCACGCAATTGAAGACCAGATGGCCTCAAAAGGGCTTACCAAAAGTGAAAACCCGGACTTAGTTGTCAATATCTTCACCAAAGCAAGACAGGAAGTCAATGTAAACCAGTTTTACTCCGGATGGGGTTATGGTTGGGGATGGGGATGGAATCCATGGGGTTTCAATAATTCGTATGTAACTACGAATACGGAAGGCACATTATTCATCGATTTAATCGATGCAAAAAAGAAAGAACTCGTCTGGCAGGGTGAAGGCTCGGGCTATTTAACTAAAAATCCGGAGGCCAAAGATGCCCGTATTAAGGAATTTGTCACAAAAATCCTCGAGCAGTATCCTCCGGCAAACAAATAA
- a CDS encoding alpha-ketoacid dehydrogenase subunit alpha/beta, whose translation MEIAESTLNKIILEKAFATMATAKAMTELYEENFKTVSKYVHATSRGHEAIQIALAMQLLPQDYAFPYYRDDAMMLGIGMQPYDLMLQLMAKKDDPFSGGRTYYCHPSLRDADKPKIPHQSSATGMQAIPATGAAMGFWYKENIGIQDENEQKPIVICSLGDASVTEGEIAEAFQMAALKQLPILYLVQDNGWDISANAKETRAQNAFEYAKGFHGLEAVSIDGADFTESYLTIQKVLKTMRAERRPFLVHAKVPLLNHHTSGVRMEWYRDDLDEAKSRDPFPVLKQQLTDAGFSSEEIEKINRTAVSKVQADYDKALQAEDPKPEDLFTHDFAPTSVTEEKGERNPIREDKVVMVDCALFAVEELMKKHKECLLYGQDVGGRLGGVFREAATLAQKFGDERVFNTPIQEAFIVGSTVGMSAVGLKPIVEVQFADYIWPGLNQLFTEVSRSSYLTNGKWPVSMILRVPIGAYGSGGPYHSSSVESVLTNIRGIKIAYPSNGADLKGLMKAAYYDPNPVVILEHKGLYWSKVKGTDEARVNEPSEDYILPFGKANIVQEIWGQDMEETMTVITYGMGVHWALNASKDMKDKVEIVDLRTLYPLDEETILKSVKKTKKCLVVTEEPVNNSFARSLAGMIQEKCFKYLDAPVMVIGSENLPAIPLNMTLEQTMIPSMEKVKVKMEELLHY comes from the coding sequence ATGGAGATTGCAGAAAGCACATTGAATAAGATTATTTTAGAAAAGGCGTTTGCGACGATGGCAACTGCCAAGGCGATGACGGAGCTGTATGAGGAAAATTTCAAGACAGTTTCCAAATACGTACATGCCACATCGCGTGGGCATGAAGCCATACAGATCGCACTTGCAATGCAATTATTGCCGCAGGATTATGCCTTTCCGTATTACCGCGATGATGCAATGATGCTCGGAATTGGTATGCAACCTTATGATTTGATGCTGCAACTGATGGCGAAAAAAGACGATCCATTTTCAGGCGGACGTACGTATTACTGCCACCCAAGTTTACGTGATGCAGATAAGCCTAAAATTCCGCATCAATCCTCGGCGACAGGTATGCAGGCGATTCCTGCTACAGGTGCGGCAATGGGATTTTGGTACAAGGAAAATATTGGAATTCAGGATGAGAATGAACAAAAGCCTATTGTGATCTGTTCCTTAGGCGATGCCTCGGTAACGGAAGGAGAAATTGCTGAAGCATTCCAGATGGCGGCTTTAAAGCAATTGCCAATTTTATATTTAGTGCAGGACAATGGCTGGGATATTTCAGCGAATGCAAAGGAAACGCGTGCTCAGAATGCGTTCGAATATGCCAAAGGATTTCATGGTCTTGAAGCGGTTTCCATTGACGGAGCTGATTTTACCGAAAGTTATCTGACGATACAGAAAGTACTGAAAACGATGCGTGCCGAGCGCCGTCCGTTTTTGGTGCATGCCAAAGTGCCATTGCTGAACCACCATACTTCCGGGGTTCGTATGGAATGGTACCGTGATGATCTGGACGAAGCGAAATCACGCGATCCGTTTCCGGTGTTGAAGCAGCAATTGACTGATGCGGGATTTTCATCAGAGGAAATAGAAAAGATAAACCGTACGGCCGTTTCAAAAGTACAGGCCGACTACGATAAGGCGTTGCAGGCAGAAGATCCAAAACCGGAAGATTTGTTTACACATGATTTTGCGCCCACTTCGGTTACGGAGGAAAAAGGAGAAAGAAATCCAATCCGTGAAGATAAAGTCGTCATGGTCGACTGTGCATTATTTGCGGTCGAGGAATTGATGAAAAAACACAAGGAATGCCTTTTATACGGACAGGATGTCGGTGGAAGATTGGGCGGTGTATTCCGTGAAGCGGCTACATTGGCGCAGAAATTCGGAGACGAACGTGTTTTTAATACGCCCATCCAGGAAGCATTTATTGTGGGTTCCACGGTAGGAATGTCAGCCGTAGGATTAAAACCGATTGTTGAGGTGCAATTCGCCGATTACATCTGGCCTGGATTGAACCAGTTGTTTACGGAAGTCAGCCGTTCCTCATACTTAACCAACGGAAAATGGCCGGTGTCTATGATACTGCGTGTCCCGATTGGTGCGTATGGCAGTGGTGGGCCTTATCATTCGTCTTCTGTCGAAAGTGTGCTGACGAACATCCGCGGTATCAAAATCGCTTACCCAAGCAACGGAGCCGATTTAAAAGGATTGATGAAAGCGGCGTATTATGACCCGAATCCGGTCGTGATTCTGGAACACAAAGGTTTGTACTGGTCTAAAGTAAAAGGAACTGACGAAGCGCGCGTAAATGAGCCTTCTGAGGATTACATCTTACCGTTTGGCAAAGCCAATATCGTCCAGGAAATCTGGGGACAGGATATGGAAGAAACGATGACGGTAATCACTTACGGTATGGGCGTGCATTGGGCCTTGAATGCTTCAAAAGATATGAAGGATAAGGTCGAAATCGTTGATTTACGGACGCTGTATCCTTTAGACGAGGAAACGATTCTGAAGTCGGTTAAGAAAACGAAAAAATGCCTTGTCGTTACTGAAGAGCCTGTGAATAATTCGTTTGCACGAAGTTTGGCGGGAATGATTCAGGAAAAATGCTTTAAATATCTTGATGCGCCGGTGATGGTAATCGGGTCTGAGAACCTGCCTGCGATTCCGCTAAACATGACTTTGGAGCAGACGATGATTCCGTCGATGGAGAAGGTGAAAGTGAAGATGGAGGAGTTGCTTCATTATTAG